The Mycobacterium riyadhense sequence CGACGGATCGATGCGCAGCAAGGTTCCGGCGGCCTCCAGCCGATCAAACAAGTCCTCGGCAGACGTCGCTTCGCCGATTGCCTCAAGCGTCGTACCGAAACTGGCCCGGAACTGGTCGATGAACGTCGGCCCCGGCTGCAGCGTTGCCCGGTCGATCAGCCAGGAGTCACGCGGCATGATCCAGGTCAGCTTGTCGGGGCTGATGTCGTGTCGGAGCAACCACAGACAGACGTCCATGCCGGTTTTGCCGGCCCCGACGATCACATACCGGTCGCGCGCACCGAATTTCGGTAGTTCGTTTGGGGCGATGCAGTCGACGCCGGGTGCGACGCGGTACGGCGCGGGCCGCATCGAGGGCACGACGGCACGCAGATAGGTGGCGTCGACAATCCGCTGCGTGACGGTGACTGCTCGTTCGGAGCCTGCCAGCGTTCGGATACGGCCGTCGCCGAGATACTCACTCATCGGGAAGTAGGAAACGCGCCCCGTCGGAAGAAACTGTTGCTGCATGACGCCGTCGAAGTATGCGCATATCTCGCCGACCGGGGCGAGCTCGTTGAGCCCTTGGTTCCAGCCGACTTGATCAATGGTGTTGTTGCCCAGTGCTCTTGAGTTGACGCCGTAGTACGCCGACGGCTGGTGTAGCCGCACGAATGGGTAAGCGGTGGTCCAATGTCCACCAGGTTGACACGCACGGTCAACGATGACGACCGTTGCTTCCGATTCGGTGATCAGCGTGTCAGTGAACGCCATGCCCATGGCTCCGGCGCCGATCACCAGGTAGTCGGCCTCGATGGGCTTTATCGGCCCTGCCATAGGCCCTCCTTCATGCACGCAAACAACCGTTGCGACACGATAGCGCCTGACCCGGTCGACCGGATGCAGCGGGGACTGCCAATATCCCGCTTGCGGTGGGTATGTTTGCCGAGATGAGGGCGCAAAATGGCTGACATCAGCTGGGCGAGCCGGGCATTACCCGCAATCCTGCGCATCACGGGCAGGAGCCGCCCTTACGTGAGCGCTCAATCCGCGCGTGCGCATATCGATCGGCGTGCGCTGCGTCCGCAACCGTACGGCCCGCCGCCTCGGTTGCGATCCGACGTAGCGGTGACGGTCCAGCGTCGATTGGGTTGGCCGATCTACACCATCACGGCCAACATCGGGGCGCCCGAGCGCATCGTCTGGTATCTGCATGGCGGCGCATGGGTAAACGAAATCACGCCACAGCATTGGCAATTGGCCGCTCAAATCGCGGCCGAGGCGCGCGCCACGGTGATCGTCCCGATCTATCCATTGGTGCCGTTCGCTGGCGCGGCGGACGTCATGCCCGTGATCGTCGAACTCGTGGCAGACAACGTGTCACGCGACGGGAGCGTATGTCTGGCCGGGGATTCCGCCGGCGGCCAGATCGCATTGTCGGCGGCACTACTGCTGCGCGATGAGCATGGCGTGGTGATACCTCGGACCATTTTGATCTCGCCCGTCTTGGATGTGTCGCTGACCAATCCGCTGATCGGTGCGGCCGAATCCGACGATCCGTGGTTGGGACGCGAGGCGCTGCGCGTATTCGCGGATCGGTGGCGCGGTGACCTACCGCTGACGGATCCGCGTGTTAGTCCACTCGCGGGTGATCTCAGTGGTTTAGGGCCTTTGACGGTCCTCACCGGCACTCGAGACATTCTCAACCCCGACGCACGAGCCTTGGCGCAAAAGGCCACTGCCGCAGGCGTAGACATCGAATACCACGAGCGGCGAGGTTTGTTGCACGTGTATCCGCTGACCCCGACGCCGGAAGGGCGTGCGGCGCGGGCGGTTATCGTCGAGCGGCTGCGGGGACGGCGCGGATGATCGCAGGTCCGTTGCCACGCCCGTCTCTTGTCCGGCAGGCATGCTTTGTGCCCTCCTCGCAGCGGCGAGTGGCCCGGCCGCACGCCCAACCGGCGGGTTGTCGCTCTGAGGTGGGCGCAACGACGATCTCTCCTCTTAGAAACGCGTGTGGCAGGTGTGACGCTTGTTCGGCCAATGCTGCCCCACTGGGGGAGCGAGCATGACTGTCGAGCAGTATTTCGATCTCGGCTCCTACCACCGGCCGGTCGAAACCACTTGCGCGCAAGCGCAGGTTTGGTTCGACCGCGGACTGGTGTGGGCGTACGCGTTCAATCACGAAGAGGCAATCCGCTGCTTCCAGCGGGCCCTGGAACTGGACCCGGACCTGGCCATCGCGCGTTGGGGAATCGCCTATTCGGTCGGGCCCAACTACAACAAGGCATGGGAGGCATTTGACCCGATCGACCTGACCGCTTCGCTGGCCCGTGCGCACACGGAACTCCAACTGGCCGCACAGGGCCGGGTCAGCCCAGTCGAGCAAGGCCTCATTGCCGCACTTGCGGCGCGCTTTCCCACCGACGACCCAGCCGACACCGATGCACTACACACCGGGCTAGTCGCTTACGCCGACGCAATGACGGCGCTGGCCGCGGCTT is a genomic window containing:
- a CDS encoding NAD(P)-binding protein — its product is MAGPIKPIEADYLVIGAGAMGMAFTDTLITESEATVVIVDRACQPGGHWTTAYPFVRLHQPSAYYGVNSRALGNNTIDQVGWNQGLNELAPVGEICAYFDGVMQQQFLPTGRVSYFPMSEYLGDGRIRTLAGSERAVTVTQRIVDATYLRAVVPSMRPAPYRVAPGVDCIAPNELPKFGARDRYVIVGAGKTGMDVCLWLLRHDISPDKLTWIMPRDSWLIDRATLQPGPTFIDQFRASFGTTLEAIGEATSAEDLFDRLEAAGTLLRIDPSVRPAMYRCATVSHAEFGQLRRINDIVRMGHVQRIEPDAVVFDGGSVPSSPSAIYIDCTADGAPQRPATPVFDEGRITLQAVRGCQQVFSAAFIAHVEFAYDDDAAKNELCEPIPHPDSDLDWLRLTQSDLRNFRRWLHDPDLTDWLSSARLNLLADLLPPLSHKPRVRERVVSMFQKRLDTAVAQLETLRSQCVTLTSERR
- a CDS encoding alpha/beta hydrolase fold domain-containing protein, whose translation is MADISWASRALPAILRITGRSRPYVSAQSARAHIDRRALRPQPYGPPPRLRSDVAVTVQRRLGWPIYTITANIGAPERIVWYLHGGAWVNEITPQHWQLAAQIAAEARATVIVPIYPLVPFAGAADVMPVIVELVADNVSRDGSVCLAGDSAGGQIALSAALLLRDEHGVVIPRTILISPVLDVSLTNPLIGAAESDDPWLGREALRVFADRWRGDLPLTDPRVSPLAGDLSGLGPLTVLTGTRDILNPDARALAQKATAAGVDIEYHERRGLLHVYPLTPTPEGRAARAVIVERLRGRRG